One Thamnophis elegans isolate rThaEle1 chromosome 2, rThaEle1.pri, whole genome shotgun sequence genomic window, atttctcagccatgtccgatcacactttgctcgcacaagcacgaagccgaaggcaccagcctgaagatggcgagtgggacctcatcgaaacatcaccaagatactctcaatcttacatgggaaaagacccgaatatgccatgacctgcatatatatatatatacacatacatacatacagacagacagacaggcaggcaggcaggcaggcaggcaggcagacatatTATATAtactcttttttgagggagaatAGTGTGTTGtttttctgtgtcatataatacatatgggtatatgcataattttgtatttatttatttggacatATTTATGTAGTGTATCTTCTATcaacctagctgtttgaaagcatgtaaaaatacaagtagaaaaataggaaccacctttggtgggaaagtaacagcattctgtgcaccctcagcatctagtcatgccagccacatgaccatggagacatctttggacagcgctggctcttcggctttgaaacgaagatgagcaccgccccctagagtcaggaacagctagcgcatatatgcgaggggaacctttacatttacctttctatgtagtgtatattggaggtagtgaccctttgagagctgtatccaacaaaatttcattttattgtattgctattagtgtatattcaaagtggcaagttattctatctatctgtctatctgtctatctgtctatctgtctatctgtctatctgtctatctgtctatctgtctatctgtctatctgtctatcgtctatctatctatcttatcttatcttatcttatcttatcttatcttatcttatcttatctttggCTTTCACTCAGATGGCAGCAGTCTTACAACATGAAAAGTGCCCGCAGCTTTACTTCCGACATCAAACGCCATTCTGAAGGGACCTTTACCAGCGATTTTTCTGAACATTTGGACAACATGAAGGCCAGAGATTTCGTGCATTGGCTCATCAATGCCAAACGTTACAGGTAGAAGATGGTGAACTGTAGAAGAACAGGCAGAGCCTGAAGATCGAGTCAAGAGAATAATTagcctagagccatgatggtgaacctatggccatatctgccggcacgcgagccatcagctccagtgtgcatgcatgcgccggccaactgattttcggccttctggagggccaggggaggctgtttttgcccttcctaggcctcaggaaagcctccgaaacctgggaagggcaaaaacggcctccccagcctcctggaggaaataccaagctcagcttggaggtgtATGGGGGCAGAGCATGGAGggttgtgcatgcgtgtgcatgtgGGAGCgtgtgctttgcattatgggtgccagcacatgtgcatgccatcGCATGCGCacacttgcatttttggcacccaacaaccaaaaggttagccctcactgccCTACAGTCCTTACATTCCATGTCTAagcaacccctcttgaattctgttaactCTTATCCAGGACCAAATTAGTGTGGAATATTAGTTGACTAAATTCTTGAATATAGgcgcaagtcagaggtggtattcagcaggttctgaccagttctggagaaccagtagcagaaattttgagtagttcggagaaccggtaaattccacctctgactggccctgcccccatctattctctgcctcctgagtcccagctgatcgggaggaaattgggattttgcagtatccttcccctggagtggggagggaatggagatttaacagtatccttcccctgcgacgcccaccaagacacacccaccaagacacgcccacagaactggtaataagaatttttgaatcccaccactggtgcaagtaataaatcagtttaactggACCTTAACACATGGTCCTGATTTTTTGTGCCCAAATTGAATTTTTTTCACCTAAGAAAAATATCCATTTTCCATAATAGTAGTTATTTAACCTATTATTCCAACTCATAGGGTATAACACAATCTTCAGTTATCAGGTGAGCAATTAAAACAGTAAATGAAGaagcaaatgttaaaaaaatatatgcaattaAATGAATAGCCAttcaaaaattacattaaaaaaaataaaagtaactaTATTTAATGACTCTATGAAGGAGCTATTTATGACAATCAAGCTGCAGCTTGAACAAAACCGCTGGCCTTCATGGGAAACCATTTTCTGAGTTTTAATAAGAATTCAGTTTCATCAATGACTAGAATACTTTTTGTTGTCAGAAGTGATTCAAAATACATTCAACAGAGTTAAGTTGGGTGATTTAAAAAGATGGTGAGGGATGTCCTTTAAATAGCTGTGCATTTCAGAATAAGAATTAATATGTCTAAGAAGGAAGATTATAGAGTccaaagcaaaataatttttgaaaatcaTCTTTTACATTTAAGCAGGTGATGATTGAACACTGCAGATAGTgatcaattcagtggtgggttgcaggtggtatgccccagtccaggcataccggagcctgcccagagcaccgaataccgttctggtatggtgctccggagggccacccgcctgcccatgttccttactggtcttttaaatctttggtgcttccgtgcaagagcgtacagcacctgtgcaatgctccactaAGCAGCTGGGGCATCATGGAGGCTCGCAGAAGCGGTAAGacacatgcacgcatgctgcgtgcgtccatgtggacaatgccgggcctgttccaaccgtaccagaacccaccactggatcaattCTAATGACGAGTCAATGGATGGCTTGTGATAAAATTATAAGTGAGTTCTAACTGCTTGTTGTTTAATAGCAAAATGAGAAAGTTTTTCCTCACTGCAATTGGTTCATTGGGATCCTTATGTGTATTAAGTTAGATATCTGTTAGATTGCACTTGTAGATGCAGGTTAATCTctatcagagtttgcagcagcaatcacatccaaaaagcacacacaagtaactgattcagcaggattcaacttctctttatatacataataacacataagtaaatatacaataccaaaagcaggtttccaacaaggtagtaaatacaagcaaacacaggcagagaacTGTTTCAGTTCCagctcagagcagcagactagtttagagctcagcacagactcagagctacagagctaagccatgcccaagCTCCTAGTTGTCTCCagaaaatactgtttcagtttccaaacagccctcattggctgacccagttgccacgtctcttcattggctgaccttgttattaagccctattccagttcatgaatctACACTGACACTCTTCAGTACAATCtaattcccttctcttcttttctccacTTGCTCATATTACTTTTATCTGTGTATGCAGCATGTCAGTCTACAAACTACATCATACCTGCCAAGTCTTCCTGATTCTGTAAAATAATGGGAGCCACAGTCAAGCACATCACAAGGTCTTCAGAATTAAGAAACTTTAATCAAAGGCTGATTTATTAAAACCTCACAGACTAGTCTCCAGTTTTCCAGAATTGATTTGATTAACCATAATACCTCAGGAAAAACCCAAACAAGACAGAAATGCATAGCCAAAAAGGAGGACATAGGTGGGTATAATGTgtatggaccagaggtgggttgccaatttctttactactggttcgggtgcactcctgtgcatgcacgtTGCTCCCGTGCATGtacgatgcttctgtgcatgcgcaaagcatccgggtgggtgggcggagccttccaccaccgctactaccagtttggctgatccaggccaaaccagcagcaacccacctctggtatgggcTTATATATACAAATCTATCTTAACAAGATATCCCCCCATGTGTAaaggtatgtgggaatgactttAAGACACAGAGCAAAAATACACTGGCTATGAAAAGAttagagggacatggtggctcagtggctaagatgctgagcttgatgatcagaaagttcggcagtttggcggttcgagtccctagcaccgtgtaatggagcgagctcctgctacttgtcccagcttctgccaacctagcagttcaaaagcatgtaaaagtgcaagtagtaaaaataggaaccacctttggtgggaaggtaacagcgttccatgtacctttgggatttaatcatgccagccacatgaccatggagatatctacagacagtgctggctcttcagcttggaaacggagatgagcaccaccccctagatttgggaacgactagcacatatgtgcgaaggaatCTTTACTTTAGGAAAAGGTCAGATATAAAGACCCTGCAAAAAGACTGTGGAAAGAACAAGAAGCTCAGAAGAAACTCTCCCAAGTATCTTTAGCAATAAAGgagattggggtgggggagaaatatactttcagacttgcaagattctgttaatataataTTAGCAAGAGCTGAAgaggcaaaacatcttcaaagaaaaatcagaaagtccagttgcctcttgaaaaagcaccttttggacaataatattaattattattaattaacatATTACAATAGTGTAGGATTAGCTCACCTGGCCATGCTTCCTCTCTGGTCTGCTTTGCAAGGATGACAATCCATAGCTTATTCTGCAAATGGCGGAATAAATAAAAGATCTACATCTaaaagatatatttattttttaatagatgCTTGTCTAGATAAACTTTTCTGTTAAGGAAGCCAGCCTCAAAAATGAATACTGACCTCCTGACAGCTCTTCAAGACATAATATCCTGAGTATCCTTTTGAGGGCAGTGTGTATAACCATGAATCAGCTTTCTATTTTGGCTATTCAGAGCAGGCAATTCTCTGAACTTCCACCTGGAATTAAGTTCCTCTGAATGCAGTGTGACTTACTTCAGAGTAAACCTGCTTAAGATCACAACATTTTTGCTGCTCTCATAGCCTTTGCCTCATTCTTTTTACAGCTCTACAAAGCGGTTCATTAAAGAAAAACCCATCTTCTTAGGCTATCCTCCTGGCTCTTTCTGGCTGAGGTGAGGCTATACAGTATGTAAAATATGTTATTGCATCTTTAGGCTTCGGTTCATGTTTCTCTGTCTTTTGCAACCACCTTCACCTCCTTGGGTGGatgagaatcagtggtgggttccggatcctgttgcaaccagtacggtgcaacgggacCGAGTATCCACTACATGAATGCGCGCTTGTGTACTTACTGCCTGTGATGCTCTGCGAcgcctctgtgacactccagctactCGGCAGAGCGTCGTGCAGGCGCCGTAGGCTCCGTGTGCTGGAGCAGAagccccaaaaacctcaaataccagtaaggagcgcgggcgggtgggtcctccagagcaccatactggaagggtacttggtgctcccggcaggcactggtacgccccaACTGAGGCGTACTGGTCATagcccaccactgatcagaatAAATACAAGAAATGTATGCATCTTTCTGGCTCTTTCAAAAGTGCCTTTAGAAACAACACTTTccatatgggtagtcctcaactaatggctggttgcttagcaaccattcagtcATGGTCATTTGCCCTTATGACCAACTGCAGAGGCACTGCAGCAGCCTCCCCTACCTAACTCTTGTCCCATCCTGCCCAACCCTGTCCCCGCAGGCTTTGGGCCTACTTTCCCCCTCCTCACCAGGTCCCTGCAGACTTGTCCTAGTCCACCCAGCACTTCCCCCACCTGTAAGCCACCCCACGATCCAATTAACAACTGCCATCAGGGAGAGCAGGGGTGAGGTAAGTAAGCAAGGCAATCACATGGCCatctcacttaacgactgtcatGACTTGAGACCATAATGGGCAAGCTCCATTACAGTTGtgagtcgaggattacctgcctGTACTATGCATGATTTGTCTTCTAATATCATTTCCCTTACCTGGGAATGAAGGCAGGTAAAAAGCTAAACATTTCAGccttgaaggaaagaaggaagaactgCTATTAACAATTGGACAAATAAAAATGTGAGCCAAGGCCAAAAATGCTTTAGACAGCTTCACCACCACCCCATCCCAATTCTCATGAAGATACTATAAATGAGGCAAAAATGATTACAAGATTCTACTATTATAGCTGTTCTAATAAAGGGAGATTATGTCTGCAGAGTGTCTTTTTCTTAGTTtctgactttatttatttatttggttggttggttggctggctggctggctggctggctggctggctggctggctagttagttagttagttagtcaagcatgtatgagataacaggtataagtagaaacatggacatgaacacaggaaatgggtatgaataaatagggacagtaggacagggacggtaggcacattggtgcgcttatgcatgctcccTTATACTCTTAGGACTGGAGTGAGgttaacagtagacagtctaaggttaaagttttggggatttgaggatgtaacaacagagtcaggtagtgcagtggtccccaacctttttatcgccgcggaccagtcagcctttgataattttaccgtggcccgctgagcgcgcacaggggtggggggcgttgttcgcgacgacacattgattgtttatatatcagattgttttgattaaacttcCCTGGagccaatatgctatatgttatgttacttaagaatatatatacctcagaatcagatacaacatccacctcatttccaactgagtcaataaaatcatatgccatgccaaaactattttaaataaagatatgaaattaatcaagtattgcatttatttttcaaaatgaatgtacattttttttattatttaagttttgtaccctatattttctaactaacgttaactttaaaaagatgttacatcagactacaatacaagtaattaaatgaagactaaaataagtgttttggcatattgagctttttatatttctttcttatattgcttccttagttgagaacttgctcctcagcttacttacgcattaactgtttgttgcttttatggtttattcattcactgctccatcttcagtttttttcacagggggcagggcttccttcctccctctctcccttccttccttccttccctccctccattcctttggccaccaattttgatccaattctctctctctctctctctctcacacacacacacgttctttgggggggttgaattactctgcCTCAcggcgcaaagtcggctcagcatgcgttcggcccccacttatgccgaatcaaatccgcggccggcgggaccagggggttgcatttcaaagccgccagtcctcttgcttcttctccttcaccggcaaagcttcCGCTGGCGGctccgcccatggcagcagcggtggtgcctccccctcctctcggAGCATCTCAGCTGGgttctgggttatccctgcctccACCtctgccgctttcctactagctcccgcggcctcaaaagcacggcagaggaggaagggggagggataacgcgggggccagctcaggtgctccgcgtggagagagaggcactgccactgccatgggcagggcgccagcgggagctttgccggtgaaggagaagaagcaagaggactggcggctcatcaaaacaagtctggggaggtcctttgcaggcggccagttctagccgcctgcaaaggacttccccacgtttgctttacagaaaactctgcgcggcagatagaatctgctgcgcAGGCTTTTTTTgcgacgtgcgcggccgcgcaggtgcgcacttagagggaacagtgatcatggcccccggtcgctgcgcggcccggtgccaggtactccacggcccggcaccggtccgcggaccgggggttggggaccactgaggtagtgcattccaagcattgaccactctgttgctgaagtcgtattttctgcaatcgagtttggagcagtttaccttaagtttgtatctattgtttgcccatgacTTGCCTTATCTTAgtccaatgcaggtagtcctcagtttacattcattcatttagtgaccacattTGCGGTGGGACTGAATGAGTGTTACTTATGACAGGTCCTCAAAGTTCTGGGTGCTTGGTGTCTGGGACACAATTAGAACATTGCAATGGGCTGCAATTGCAAGCCTTCAAATTCCAACATTGCCTGCCAGCTTCCCATGAAGtaaagtcaatagagaagctgGTCAGaagtcatggtcacatgactaaaTTAATGACACACACAGTCCATGCTTAGAGATGGCAACCAGGTCTGCAAAAACTGGCATCATTAAGCAGTGCAGCCATATGACCTGGTGCTTTAGGaccgcattgcttagcaacagaaatcccaGTCCCAATTTTTATTAATCAAGAACTATCCGTAGAGCTGATAACAATTGTCCCTGTCTTTTCATGCAGAGAAATTACTCCAATCTCCTAAATCACCGATTTTATCCTGTAATTGCAGGGACAGACATTGATCCAAATTGGTTTTGGCCAACCCAACTGAATAATAATTTCTCATCATTATTGTAATTTTTCTAAAACGCACCAGTAGATCAAAGCAAATTCTGTGGAACGTCTCAGCTCCCCCTGATCACAAAACTCAGCTTATTTCCTCACTCTGTCACTTTTACAGGTACAATTGAAAGGATAATCCAGGAATTGGACATCCCCACCTGCAGCATTTAAGCACACCCAGCAATGAGAACTTTTGCTGATACTTTGATGCTCTTTTTCTGTTGCTTCCTACCCAGTGAATTACAGACACTCATTTTCCTTGTTCCTAAATGTATCTACAGTAAATCTCATATTAAACTTGTTTTATTTCAGTCTCTGCTTCTTTTTTACTTACCATATATATTTTGGATGTTAAGCAACTGGGGGGAAGGGATTTTAGGAATCAAGTCCATTACTGGAAACtgccttttcttttgaaaatccCATAAATGACTCAAAAGACAATTGCCTTTTAGATGTCACAAGAGGATAATTTGTGGTGAAAGAGAAACACCAGCCTTCTTGTCACAGCTGTTGGCTGTATATCCAGGGGTTCaggaaaacctctagctaagattctgtgcagtttggagaactcccaattcccactcctgactggccccacccaccccaccctgttcctcccaggagtccccacacggcccgttttggatgcaggtaagcgcAGGGCacacacagaggctcagggagggtgaaaagcagGCCCGttgagggcctccagagcctagggaggccgttttctccctcccagaggctcgaggaaagcctccggagcccggggagggcaaaaagcccccccccctgtaGTGTAGGAGgccgactaagccacgcccaccatggtcacggccacccagcaaccgggcagagaaccccttgcttaaggtgaccagattttcagattggaaaagagggacgcccttgaccgggggggggggcggcttgattaaaaaaaattttttttgtcaaaaggtcaccccaggaaaatgaaaccagcataaatacgaatctgttgccaaacaaaattttgatcacgtgaccatgaggatgttgcaacggtcgctaagtgtgaaaaatggtcatcagtcacttttttcaatgccattgtaactttggtcactaaatgttttccccctcctcgagactcctcacttcttccttcattcctcttgcttatctaccttcaccttatctgtcttctgctctttccctctcttccttcctttctccttccatcctctcttctttcctcactcactcccttcctccttttttctcttccttcctccttccattctttcagcttcatttcttttgcctatctaccttctctgtctttctgctctttccatttcttcgcttctgttccttcctccttccctcctttcctatttcttccttcttccttccttctgcctatctaccttcaccttctctgtctttctgctctttccctgtcttcccctttcctccctccctcccttctttcctttctagttccatcttttcttctttcctctctccctctttttcttttttccttccttcctccttcctcttgcctatgaactttttttatttttttttgttacatagacaacacatacccacaacaataaaaacaaaacaaaacaaaaagaaaaaaaaaccatcatcacatatagcatgtcatttggttacaagtgttttaacatttatcattcttatacatttattatttcatttaataggttataatatacagtttgggttgctttgtttaccatcccttcctcctgttataacaccaccttattttccctttcttttctcccttcctcccttctctactttcttccttcctgctctcctttcccttccttcttcccttacctttctcctactcctgctcttcctttcccctttctaccctctctccccctctttctctcctttccatcctcctctccttacctctttcttctttccatcttcctttcattctctcctcctttctccctttctcccaactccctttctgggagttgaagtccacacactttcaaatctccaaggtggagaaagactgatctatctaattcatataattatttctccctctctttttcactctctctccagcgcacacacgcaaatgcatagggcagcccacctcacacacaggtaactccgggcggcttacgggaagaggacagccgaccactcaaccacgcgggggggggcaggatttcgccaagaaaagttaactttcctgcgaaaggggccggcagcctctcagctgttcccggccggggagacctccccccacttccactcttgcgaccctcctcccgcctcctcggagcttcaagcaagctaactgggaaggccggggaagaagaaaaagcggcggcgcgggggcgtggcggaagcccggctgccgtttctcttgctgagggcgggaggaggaggaggagaaagttaaagtggcggcccgatcccttcagtagccgaggcgggaaacgtgcattttgacagggcttccacagcgctgtgcaagccctgccaaagtgtccgtttcccgggtgggctgccgtttctcttgctgagggcgggaggaggaggaggagaaagttaaagtggcggcccgatcccttcagtagccgaggcgggaaacgtgcgttttgacagggcttccacagcactgtgcaagccctgccaaagtgtccgtttcccgggcgggctgccgtttctcttgctgagggcgggaggaggaggaggagaaagttaaagtggcggcccgatcccttcagcagccgaggctaattctctgcacgaacgagagcgtgggggcagcggcagccacccgcacagaacttccacgcgcttcaggggcttctgccgggcggcgggagccccgaaagtgagaggaagttctctgcgggcggctgccgctgtccccacgctctcggaggcggcgatcccattcacgaagagtcaggaggagaggtggggccagcggcagctgcccgcacagaacttccacgcgcttcaggggcttctgccgggcggcgggagccctggAAGCaagaggaagttctctgcgggcggctgccgctgcccccaccctctcctcctgccgcggcaagcggaaaattctctgattagaattagattagattactcaccaacaagcgcagctgcaaccccaaaagacgaaaggaaaatggagactcgcacaggcgtcctcaggctaaggagtccagccaatcagtgagctggttgggatggaaaattttccatcccagccagctcactgattggctggagtcctggccaattaaatcagtgagcggcaggctgggctggcttaaatttgtaggtagcagatagaacagaacgatgagccagcccagcaagctagcagctgatgggtgggagctgcgagcgccaaaaaaagcgtgctttttaaaaaagcgtgcaggacgcgggaaaatgcattaaaaagcgggggtgtcccgccaaaagcgggacgtctggtcaccttacccttgctaaaagttttgaagcccacccctgtgtaTATCCTTGCAGACTTAGAGCTAAGCTTAAATGTTGCTCTGTCAAaagtggggaagaggaagagaagagaaggaggactaACAAAGCCTGAGGTACCAGTTGGAAATacccttatctatctatatctatatatctttatatctatctattatctatctattaactATCtattagctatctatctatcatctatatatctatatctatctatctatatatctatctatctatctatctatctatctatctatctattatctctatctatcttttatatctatatctatatctatttatctatctattatctatctatctctatatatctatatatctttatatctatatctatctattatctattatctatttttatctatctatctatctatcatctatatatctgtatctatctatttatctatctattatctctatatctatatctatatatagagccaaggtggcgcagtggttaaatgcagcactgcaggctactgctagatcagcagttcagcggttcaaatctcaccggctcagggttgactcagccttccatccttccgaggtgggtaaaatgaggacccagattgttgggggcaatatgctgactctctgtaaaccgcttagagagggctgaaagccctattatctatctatctctatatatctatatatctttatatctatatctatctattatctatttttatctatctatctatcatctatatatctgtatctatctatttatctatctattatctctatatctatatctatataaagagccaaggtggtgcagtggttaaatgcagcactgcaggctactgctagatcagcagttcagcggttcaaatctcaccggctcagggttgactcagccttccatccttccgaggtgggtaaaatgaggacccagattgttgggggcaatatgctgactctctgtaaaccgcttagagagggctgaaagccctatgaagcggtatataagtctagtgctattgctattgctatatctatttatctatctattatctctatatctatctatctctatatatctttatatctttatatctatatctatatctatttatctatctattatctctatatctatctatctctatatatctttatatctttatatctatatctatttatctatctattatctctatatctatctatctctatatatctttatatctttatatctatatctatatttatctatctattatctatatatctatatctatatatctatatatctttatctctatatctatctatcatctatctatatctatctatctatctatctatctatctatctatctatctatctatctatctatctatctatctatccccacCTTCTATGCTGTCTTATTGGTTAGAAGAAAATAAGATACCAGTGATTTCTGAGGAAACTTTATGCCAAGGCTTAGGCTAGAATGCCCACTGAGTCTTTTGATACAAAAGGAAACAAGCCTCAAATTGTTGTACCCTAACCCATTTTCTCCATTGGTTTGATATCTTATTTGgaaattttactttttaattctTGGTTTGGACTgctaatataaggtgaccagattttcagattggtaaagagggacacctttgacctgggggggggggggtgattaaaaattttatacggagcaacaaaaaatttcatacaacgcaaaaatagtattgtaatatttttttatttcaacataattacaatttacaaataaaaattgtaactgttgcc contains:
- the LOC116504456 gene encoding exendin-3-like, producing the protein MKKTWWICICGIVIAALLPVSWQMILKDSTDESRWQQSYNMKSARSFTSDIKRHSEGTFTSDFSEHLDNMKARDFVHWLINAKRYSSTKRFIKEKPIFLGYPPGSFWLRCHKRIICGERETPAFLSQLLAVYPGVQENL